In the genome of Patescibacteria group bacterium, one region contains:
- a CDS encoding phosphoribosylaminoimidazolesuccinocarboxamide synthase: MKSRELIHQGSVKDIYEVDAQTLAFVHTNNWSAFDIGRCSQPIPEMGKAVVRATMASNRIATAVGVQTCILEQEDEWTILVRRFNTLKGLALNPGETDVMVSLEWIDREAVSGNLNRDFISGKRKPTDFGFESDGSDKLPTEGTLLPFPSHEVTTKWEDVDRPIATTEEALAYAGITLTEWRSVWRVINRLNGALALAARSAGFTRLDGKKEIALSGRKRHPVVIDSFGTPNEDRYALTKTLKPGQVEHYSKEYLRQLLIEKGFKKALDITRSHGLPNPKYPILTEDEIGEVGRRYRNFAAMYEAGVNRILGSTCRAREIFDAGISQSAGECIY, translated from the coding sequence ATGAAAAGCAGAGAGCTTATCCACCAAGGTAGCGTTAAAGACATCTACGAGGTCGACGCGCAAACCCTCGCTTTCGTGCACACCAACAATTGGTCTGCGTTCGACATCGGCCGCTGCTCACAGCCAATTCCGGAAATGGGAAAGGCTGTGGTTCGAGCCACCATGGCATCAAATCGAATCGCCACGGCAGTCGGCGTCCAGACCTGCATTCTCGAGCAAGAGGATGAGTGGACGATATTGGTGCGCCGGTTCAATACATTAAAGGGGCTGGCATTAAATCCTGGTGAGACCGACGTTATGGTATCACTGGAGTGGATTGACCGTGAAGCGGTTTCGGGCAACCTCAACCGTGACTTCATATCGGGAAAAAGGAAACCGACTGATTTCGGTTTTGAAAGTGACGGCTCGGACAAACTTCCCACTGAAGGAACTCTGTTGCCTTTTCCTTCCCACGAAGTGACTACGAAATGGGAAGATGTCGACCGCCCAATTGCGACCACAGAAGAAGCCTTGGCGTATGCTGGAATTACTCTGACCGAATGGCGAAGTGTCTGGCGAGTTATTAATCGCCTCAATGGCGCACTTGCACTTGCGGCGCGGTCGGCGGGCTTTACGAGGCTCGATGGCAAAAAAGAAATTGCCTTGTCTGGGCGGAAGAGACACCCAGTGGTGATTGACTCGTTTGGAACTCCTAACGAGGATCGCTATGCTCTGACCAAAACGCTCAAGCCGGGACAGGTTGAGCACTACTCGAAGGAATACCTAAGGCAACTTCTGATCGAAAAAGGTTTCAAGAAGGCGCTCGACATTACGCGTTCGCACGGATTACCCAATCCTAAATACCCGATTCTCACCGAAGATGAAATTGGAGAGGTCGGTCGACGGTACCGTAATTTTGCAGCTATGTACGAGGCCGGAGTGAATCGAATCCTCGGAAGCACCTGCCGAGCACGAGAAATTTTCGATGCCGGCATCAGTCAGTCCGCGGGTGAGTGCATTTATTGA
- a CDS encoding peptidylprolyl isomerase — protein MHKNTIVYIIWSLVIVGVFGIGIFISQKKSAPADQSNVSVDSTGGTLKVTELPVNQYSTENPTVTPKPEEKPATNTSTNSSTQTKTMNKVTLDTNFGKIVLEMYPADAPKTVQNFLTLAQKGFYNGVIFHRVIPGFMIQGGDPMGTGTGGPGYKFDDELNPSTPSYKAGYKKGVLAMANAGPNTNGSQFFIMLADYPLPNNYTIFGHVVVGQDVVDAIGKTPTDESDRPLSEVVMKSVTVSN, from the coding sequence ATGCACAAAAATACAATTGTTTACATAATTTGGTCACTAGTCATTGTTGGAGTGTTCGGAATTGGAATTTTTATTTCTCAAAAAAAATCTGCTCCTGCCGATCAGTCAAACGTTTCAGTCGACTCAACTGGCGGTACACTAAAAGTTACCGAATTACCAGTTAATCAATATTCAACTGAAAATCCAACAGTAACGCCGAAGCCAGAAGAAAAACCAGCCACAAACACCTCTACTAATTCATCAACACAAACTAAAACCATGAACAAAGTTACTCTTGATACCAACTTCGGAAAAATTGTTTTGGAAATGTATCCAGCCGATGCGCCAAAAACTGTACAAAACTTTTTAACACTCGCACAGAAGGGTTTTTATAACGGAGTAATTTTTCACCGAGTAATTCCTGGATTTATGATTCAAGGAGGGGATCCAATGGGAACCGGTACAGGCGGCCCAGGATACAAATTTGATGATGAGTTGAATCCAAGCACTCCATCATACAAAGCTGGTTACAAAAAAGGCGTGCTCGCCATGGCAAACGCTGGCCCAAACACCAACGGCAGTCAATTTTTCATTATGCTTGCTGATTATCCTTTGCCAAACAATTACACCATCTTCGGTCATGTTGTTGTGGGTCAAGATGTCGTTGATGCAATCGGAAAAACTCCTACCGATGAGAGTGATCGACCCCTTTCGGAGGTGGTTATGAAGAGTGTCACCGTTAGTAACTAA
- a CDS encoding DNA-directed RNA polymerase subunit beta, whose product MNTRQIFHNGKLEEMVPYDTGGKRSKKYFGKWKKALTDTPNFVAPQIKSFEWLVKHGLEEVFKEFSSIKDYAGKKFELDFTGFKLSEPKFDEYYAKANKLSYEAPLKGTVKLKNKVLGTVKEQEIFLADFPLMTNHGTFIVSGIERVIVPQLARSFGISFTAQDIKGGRYFGAKIIPSRGAWIEIESDPDGAIYVRIDRKRKFAVTSLLRILGAATEKDIFSHFKDNEFARAVLETTLLKDHAKTADDSFLEVHKRLRDGDLGTVENAKEFIRSIWSEERYDISKVGRFRFNKRFNKSMDPKAIAVRTITLDDVVTIVSHVINLNNTPGSIEDDIDHLGSRRVRFVGELMQQKIRVGMSQIKRNIQDRMSTVDPDVTMPVQFISPKPLQARLKEFFTTNQLSQFMLQENILSELEHLRTLSALGPGGLTRERAGFEVRDVHPSHYGRLCPIHTPEGPNIGLILRLSTYATLNDFGMIETPYAKVTKGVVTKEIHYLDALAEETFKIAHAATEYDKDGRITNDEVEVRISGKPGLVTRDQVDYIDVATNQAFSIATSMIPFLNHDDANRALMGSNMQKQATPCLVPEAPLVATGIEEKAAFDSGRIIISEEEGTVTHVDASKISVKNSKGKEHEYPLVNFSRTNGFTAFHQRPSVNLGDSVKKGDVLADTSSSSNGQVALGQNMLVAFMSWSGSNYEDAIIISERLVKNSKFSSIHIEEFVVNVRDTKLGPEITTHDIPNVGEAKLKNLDEDGVVRVGAEVRSGDILVGKITPKGETQLTPEERLLRSLFGEKARDVKDTSKRMEGGKRGRIIGVKVFSREKGDKLDSGIIKRIHIEVAELRTVSVGDKLAGRHGNKGVISKILPEEDMPYMPDGRPVDVILTPLGVPSRMNLGQILELHLGLAAQIQGYQAIVPPFAGATETEIKEELVKSGIPESGKVKLYDGRTGQAFDQDIAIGYMYILKLHHMVEDKIHMRSIGPYSLITQQPLGGKAQGGGQRFGEMEVWALLGHGAAHTLREILTIKSDDIMGRSAAFDSIVKGEEISESNAPASFNVLLNNLRGLALDVDLKGQLPEVPDQKRSRTRSGSDR is encoded by the coding sequence ATGAACACACGACAAATATTTCACAACGGAAAATTGGAAGAAATGGTTCCGTACGACACCGGCGGAAAACGTTCAAAAAAATATTTCGGAAAGTGGAAAAAGGCTCTCACCGACACCCCAAACTTTGTCGCTCCTCAAATCAAGTCATTTGAATGGCTTGTAAAACATGGCCTTGAAGAAGTCTTTAAGGAATTTTCTTCTATTAAAGATTATGCTGGAAAGAAATTTGAATTGGACTTCACCGGTTTTAAACTCTCCGAACCAAAATTTGACGAATACTATGCCAAGGCCAACAAACTCTCCTACGAAGCGCCGCTCAAGGGAACCGTTAAGTTAAAAAATAAAGTTTTAGGAACTGTTAAAGAGCAGGAAATTTTCCTTGCCGATTTTCCACTCATGACCAATCACGGAACCTTTATTGTTTCCGGCATTGAACGAGTTATCGTGCCACAGCTCGCGCGATCATTCGGTATTTCCTTTACTGCGCAAGATATTAAAGGCGGCCGTTACTTCGGAGCTAAAATTATTCCTTCCCGTGGAGCTTGGATTGAAATTGAAAGTGATCCCGACGGCGCTATTTACGTTCGCATCGATCGAAAGAGAAAATTTGCTGTTACCTCACTCCTTCGAATTTTAGGCGCCGCAACTGAAAAAGATATTTTCTCTCATTTTAAGGATAATGAATTTGCTAGAGCAGTACTTGAAACCACCCTCCTTAAAGATCACGCCAAAACCGCTGACGATTCATTCCTCGAAGTTCACAAGCGATTGCGAGATGGCGATTTGGGAACAGTTGAAAACGCCAAAGAATTTATTCGCTCAATTTGGAGTGAAGAACGCTATGATATTTCAAAAGTAGGACGTTTTCGATTCAACAAGCGTTTCAATAAAAGTATGGATCCAAAGGCAATTGCCGTTCGAACTATTACGCTTGATGACGTGGTGACTATTGTCTCTCACGTTATTAATCTTAATAACACCCCCGGCTCTATCGAAGACGATATTGATCACTTAGGATCACGCCGCGTTCGTTTTGTCGGTGAACTCATGCAACAGAAAATTCGCGTTGGTATGTCTCAAATCAAACGAAACATTCAAGATCGAATGTCGACTGTTGATCCTGACGTCACCATGCCGGTACAATTTATTTCACCCAAACCTTTGCAGGCACGATTGAAAGAATTCTTCACCACCAACCAACTATCGCAATTCATGCTTCAGGAAAATATTCTTTCTGAACTCGAACACTTGCGAACGCTTTCTGCTCTTGGTCCCGGAGGTCTTACGCGCGAACGCGCAGGATTCGAAGTGCGCGACGTGCATCCATCTCACTACGGCAGACTCTGTCCAATTCATACACCCGAAGGTCCAAACATCGGTTTGATTTTGCGTTTGTCTACCTACGCAACGCTGAATGATTTCGGCATGATTGAAACTCCATACGCCAAAGTTACCAAGGGTGTTGTTACCAAAGAAATTCACTACTTAGACGCACTCGCCGAAGAGACTTTTAAAATTGCTCACGCCGCAACTGAATATGACAAAGATGGACGAATCACCAACGATGAAGTTGAAGTGAGAATCAGCGGTAAACCAGGACTCGTCACTCGAGACCAGGTTGATTATATCGACGTGGCCACCAACCAAGCCTTCTCGATCGCCACTTCGATGATCCCGTTCCTTAACCACGACGATGCCAACCGAGCGCTCATGGGTTCGAACATGCAAAAACAAGCAACTCCATGTTTGGTTCCTGAAGCTCCACTTGTCGCTACCGGCATTGAAGAAAAAGCAGCATTTGATAGCGGACGAATTATTATTTCTGAGGAAGAAGGAACAGTTACGCATGTTGACGCTTCAAAAATTTCTGTCAAAAATTCAAAAGGTAAGGAACACGAATATCCACTTGTTAATTTTTCTCGAACCAACGGCTTTACCGCCTTCCATCAACGACCATCGGTTAACCTCGGTGATTCAGTAAAGAAGGGAGACGTGTTGGCTGATACATCATCAAGTTCAAACGGCCAAGTAGCTCTCGGACAAAACATGCTCGTAGCCTTCATGTCATGGTCTGGATCAAACTACGAAGACGCTATTATTATTTCCGAACGATTGGTTAAAAATAGTAAATTCAGTTCAATTCACATTGAGGAATTTGTGGTCAACGTACGCGATACCAAACTTGGGCCCGAAATTACCACTCACGATATTCCAAACGTTGGCGAAGCTAAACTTAAAAATCTTGACGAAGATGGAGTAGTTCGCGTTGGAGCCGAGGTTCGTTCAGGAGACATCTTGGTTGGTAAAATTACGCCAAAAGGAGAGACACAACTTACTCCAGAAGAAAGACTCTTGCGATCACTCTTCGGTGAAAAAGCTCGTGACGTCAAAGATACATCAAAGAGAATGGAAGGAGGAAAGCGCGGCCGCATTATCGGTGTGAAAGTATTCTCTCGTGAAAAAGGAGACAAGCTCGATTCAGGAATCATCAAACGAATTCATATTGAAGTGGCAGAACTTCGAACGGTGTCTGTGGGAGACAAGCTCGCCGGCCGACACGGTAACAAAGGTGTTATTTCAAAAATTCTTCCAGAAGAAGATATGCCATACATGCCAGACGGCCGACCAGTGGATGTTATTTTGACTCCACTCGGCGTGCCTTCACGTATGAACCTCGGACAGATTTTGGAATTGCACTTGGGATTGGCCGCACAAATTCAAGGCTACCAAGCAATCGTTCCTCCTTTTGCCGGAGCAACTGAAACTGAAATCAAAGAAGAATTGGTAAAATCAGGTATTCCAGAATCTGGAAAAGTGAAACTTTACGACGGCCGAACCGGTCAGGCGTTTGATCAAGACATTGCCATTGGGTACATGTACATTCTTAAACTGCACCACATGGTTGAAGATAAGATTCACATGCGTTCAATTGGTCCGTACTCACTTATTACTCAGCAACCACTTGGAGGAAAAGCTCAAGGTGGAGGACAGCGATTCGGAGAAATGGAAGTCTGGGCACTTCTTGGACACGGCGCGGCACATACATTGCGTGAAATTCTGACAATCAAATCTGACGATATTATGGGACGAAGCGCGGCATTCGATTCAATTGTTAAGGGTGAAGAAATTTCCGAATCAAATGCTCCGGCATCGTTTAACGTTTTGCTCAACAACTTACGAGGATTAGCACTCGACGTTGATCTCAAAGGTCAACTTCCAGAAGTTCCTGATCAGAAAAGGTCGCGCACAAGAAGTGGAAGTGATCGATAG